In one Mus caroli chromosome 14, CAROLI_EIJ_v1.1, whole genome shotgun sequence genomic region, the following are encoded:
- the LOC110309533 gene encoding olfactory receptor 11H6 has product MIPHFSVVSVFLTALGSKNSSIHFVTEFILLGFSNQGEMQSFFFYSILILYLLTLLGNGTIVCAVRWDQRLHTPMYIFLGNFAFLEIWYVSSTIPNMLVNILSESKTISFSACFLQFYFFFSLGTTECFFLSAMAYDRYLAICRPLHYPSIMTKKFCVILICICWVSGFLCYPVPIVLISQLPFCGPNIIDHFVCDPGPLFALSCVPAPSTELLCYTFNSMIIFGPFFCILGSYTLVLRAVFQVPSGAGRTKAFSTCGSHLVVVSLFYGTLMVMYVSPTSGNPAGMQKIVTLIYSALTPLLNPLIYTLRNKEMKNALKKLLKLTTTQN; this is encoded by the coding sequence ATGATCCCTCATTTCtcagttgtttctgtttttctaacaGCTTTGGGATCCAAGAACAGCTCCATACATTTTGTGACTGAGTTTATCCTCCTGGGTTTCAGTAACCAGGGGGAGATGCAAAGTTTCTTCTTCTATTCAATTCTGATTCTTTACCTCCTGACTTTGCTGGGGAATGGAACTATTGTTTGTGCTGTGAGATGGGATCAGAggctccacacacccatgtacatcTTCCTGGGAAACTTTGCCTTTTTAGAGATATGGTATGTCTCTTCCACCATCCCAAACATGTTGGTCAATATCCTCTCTGAGAGTAAGACCATCTCCTTCTCCGCCTGCTTCCTccaattctatttctttttttcacttgGTACAACAGAGTGTTTCTTCTTGTCAGCTATGGCTTATGATCGATACCTGGCTATCTGTCGACCATTACACTACCCCTCTATCATGACTAAGAAATTCTGTGTCATCCTGATTTGTATCTGCTGGGTGAGTGGATTCCTCTGCTATCCAGTCCCAATTGTCCTCATCTCCCAACTTCCTTTCTGTGGTCCTAACATCATTGACCACTTTGTGTGTGACCCAGGACCATTGTTTGCACTATCCTGTGTACCCGCTCCTTCCACTGAGCTTCTCTGTTATACCTTCAACTCAATGATTATCTTTGGGCCCTTCTTCTGCATCCTGGGATCCTATACTCTAGTACTTAGAGCTGTGTTTCAAGTTCCTTCTGGTGCTGGTCGAACTAAAGCTTTCTCTACATGTGGATCTCATTTAGTGGTTGTGTCTCTGTTCTATGGAACTCTTATGGTGATGTATGTGAGCCCAACATCAGGGAATCCTGCAGGAATGCAGAAGATTGTTACTCTGATTTACTCAGCCTTGACCCCCCTCTTAAATCCTCTCATCTATACTCTCcgaaacaaagaaatgaaaaatgccttaaagaaacTGCTAAAACTAACAACTACCCAAAACTGA